The Methylomonas rhizoryzae genome includes the window ATCGATAACGGACACGGACTAGCCGGCGAACACCTCGCCCACCTGTTCGAACCGTTCTTCACCACTTCGCATCAGGGAACCGGCTTGGGCTTGTATATCTCCAAAGAGTTGGCCGAATTGAATCAAGCCGAATTAATTTACGCCAGGCAGCATGATAGAACTTGCTTTACCTTGTATTTGGCGAATGCCGACCACGTAGTAATAGAAATATGACCAAACCCGTTGCATTACTGGTAGACGACGAGCCCGACATTTTGGAGCTACTGGAAATTACCCTGAATCGCATGGACATTCAAACCTGCGGCGCACAAACTTTGGCGCAAGCCAAACAGTTGCTGGCCAATCAATCGTTCGATTTATGCTTGACCGACATGCGCTTGCCGGACGGAGACGGCTTGGAGTTGGTCGATTTGATTCAAAGTACCGGCTTGTCGCTGCCGGTTGCCGTAATCACCGCGCATGCCAGCGTCGACGTCGCAATCAAAGCCATGAAAAAAGGCGCTTTCGATTTTTTGACTAAACCGGTGGATTTACAGGCGTTAAGGCAGTTGATCGGCAACGCTTTACAGATATCCGAGCTGCAAGGCGCCAGCAAGGAACGCCGCACCCGCGATACTTTGCTCGGCGAATCGGCGGCGATGCGGGAAATTCGCTCCAAGATTCAAAAAGTCGCCAGAAACCAGGCGCCGATTTATATCAGCGGTGAATCGGGGTCGGGCAAGGAATTGGTGGCCAAGTTGATCCATCAACAAAGTCCGCGGGCGGACAAAGCCTTCGTTGCGATCAACTGCGGGGCGATCCCGCCTGAATTGATGGAAAGCGAATTTTTCGGACATAAGCGCGGCAGTTTTAGCGGTGCGATAGCCGACAAACAAGGCTTTTTTCAAGCGGCGCACGGCGGAACCTTGTTCTTGGACGAAGTCGCCGATCTGCCGTTGGCCTTGCAGGTTAAACTACTCAGAGCCATTCAGGAAAAGAAAGTACGGCCGATAGGCGAACAACAGGAAGTAGCGGTGGACATACGCTTACTCAGCGCCACCCACAAGGATTTGGCGAAAATGGTACAGGAAGGCAGTTTTCGTCAGGATTTATATTACAGGATCAACGTCATCGAACTCAGCTTGCCACCGTTACGGGCCCGCGCCGAAGACATCCCCCAACTGGCATTGCACGTGCTGCAACGATTGGCCAAGGCTAACGGCGTGCTTACCCCGCAACTGAGTGCATCCGCCCTCGCCGCACTGCAGCAATACGAATTTCCCGGCAACGTCCGAGAGCTCGAAAATATTTTGGAGCGCGCGTTGGCCTTGCACGAAGGCGATTGCATAGACGCCGGCGATTTAAACATACCGGCGCAGCACGGCAATGCGAGCTTTAACCGGGAACAGCAAGAAAGCGCACGGAAAAACATGACGTTGGAAAGCTATTTGCAAAACGTCGAAAAACGGGCGCTGACAGCGGCGCTGCAACAAAACAGCTGGAACAAAACGGCAACTGCACAACAACTTGGAATGACGTTTCGTTCCTTGTGTTTCAGACTGAAAAAATTCGGCTTGGATTGAGCGACCGTTACCGGTATTTTTCCATGCTTTTCAATTGGTCGAGAGCGGATTGAATCTTGGTATGCGTTTCGTCATCCAATTCGTTGTTTTTATATATTTTATCCAGCAGCCCTTCCTCTACTAACGCTTCTTTGATCCAGCGTTTAACGAAAGCATAATTGCCGGTGATTTTGACAATTTCCCCGGTCTTTGGATTTTTGATTTGATCACGCGCAAGCGCGGGGCCGGCAGCTACGGGCTTGGGTGTGGTAGTGGCTTTAGATTTAGCGGCGGGTTTTTTGGCCGCCGGTTTACTCGATGTTTTTACGGGAGGGGCAACCGGAACCGGGGTGG containing:
- a CDS encoding sigma-54-dependent transcriptional regulator produces the protein MTKPVALLVDDEPDILELLEITLNRMDIQTCGAQTLAQAKQLLANQSFDLCLTDMRLPDGDGLELVDLIQSTGLSLPVAVITAHASVDVAIKAMKKGAFDFLTKPVDLQALRQLIGNALQISELQGASKERRTRDTLLGESAAMREIRSKIQKVARNQAPIYISGESGSGKELVAKLIHQQSPRADKAFVAINCGAIPPELMESEFFGHKRGSFSGAIADKQGFFQAAHGGTLFLDEVADLPLALQVKLLRAIQEKKVRPIGEQQEVAVDIRLLSATHKDLAKMVQEGSFRQDLYYRINVIELSLPPLRARAEDIPQLALHVLQRLAKANGVLTPQLSASALAALQQYEFPGNVRELENILERALALHEGDCIDAGDLNIPAQHGNASFNREQQESARKNMTLESYLQNVEKRALTAALQQNSWNKTATAQQLGMTFRSLCFRLKKFGLD